The Ipomoea triloba cultivar NCNSP0323 chromosome 13, ASM357664v1 genomic interval AATCAATGTAATAAAATTGGTTGTCTATATATGCTGCAGGTAAAGCTGAATGTTCTCTCTATAAAGATGATGTAGATGGGTATGAGTATACTAATGTCAAATACTGAAGGATTGTGGAAAAGGCCAAAGCACCGCTTACAGGAAAACTTGTGCTATGGTATGATTACCCTCCTGCAAGTGAGTTTTTCACCGTCGATTACAGTGACTAATCCCCATTGAGGAGAGGAGAATTCTCCTGTTACTAAATGTCCATAGCCCCTTTCCTCAATAACCTTTCTAACTGAGCTGAACCATCATAATTTTGCTATGATTAGTGTACCTTGGAGCACCATTAATTTATTTCAggataaaatgtaattttagtccttcaattgttCTTTACTATCGATTTTAATCCCTAATTTTTTACCATTGAAATATACACtcctaacttttcaaaaaaggTGCATTTATAACTCCTGAAGtaacaaaactattaaaatcTTTGTCAGAGTTATCATTTCTCATCTATTTGATGAAGACCAAAATCATTATATCTCTATAAGATCAAGAGTGAAAAGTGGTCTAATATAATCCAAAATAATGgggttaaaaattaaaatgccaaTATAGGCAAAACATGGCTCTTTTGCTAGCTGACTATTGATATTGTAATGATAATTTATAAGGTGAATTGACACTTTGGATACTTATTGTAGGATTGACTTAATCCTCCTATTATGTGTCATCATATTGATATGATTTCTGAATTGTTATTTGTCAATTAGTCTCTGATAGATAAATAATCAAAACCCCTAACTCTAGggttatttttgtatttttacaatatttagTAATGTGCAGTTCTGTACACTAATTACAAATTAGATTGTATTaggaaaaagattttttttatacaatatttagtAATCTGCAGTTCTGCACACTAACTACAAATTAGATTGTATTAGGAAAAAGATTgctacaatattttatttttttttaaaatagggAAAATTGTCAATTTTCCCCTCCatatatgccaattatcaatgtcaccactgaattattagtggcgtaaatgttgcccctcaatttttaaaaacggtacatatattgcccttcCCGTACCAAAgaaggggcaatatttacaccacgagagggacaatatatgtatcgttttttaaaattgaggggcaacatttacaccactaataattcaggggtgatattgataattggcatactatgaaggggcataaattacaatttttccaaaaaaaaaaactttaaaagttaaaatcttaaatattatttaacaatcaaaattaatatttttctagTTTTAAAACTAATTTTGTCGCAACATAATAATTCAAGAATCAAATATGTCtaagttatttatttttccCAAATGGGAGACCAAAGATGCTACTTTCCCCACAAATAAATGAATGTTAATTATCATTGGTGCACATAAAATGATTAGATTCCGCTAATTACTATGTAGCTAGTGTGATGACACCACCTACCTAATAATTGAGCACACCACACAAAATTTTTTTAGTGCAACTTATCTAGTGTAatatgttataatgtattaatgtTATTTCGCTTACTTTCTTGTATAACTataatctctctctcttgtctttttattttaatttatgatagattagttatttttatcattcatttttcttaataattttactattttttcttCCAGCAttatcattttatgtgtttgagtTGGTTAATAATGATTgactcaaattatttataattcaatgaaaaatgatattttttgtcctctcattatgaaaaaaaatagtcaatacaAACCTTTAATTTTAGGGGACTATATCTGTCAAGGAGCtagattttaacaaattttattacTAAGGAATTATATTTGCCAACAAGatgataattaaggaattagaTGTGGTGGCCTCAATAATTGAGGAACTAAGTCAACTATGTCATCATAATTAGAgaactaaaaatttatatatttagaaattatatttaaattattattaaacactAAAGATAATAAgataatattaaagaaaataagtgaaTAAGACAGTAGTTTATTTACAATGAATGGCATACGAGACAGAcaacattttaataatttaattatgttttagaGTAAATTAAATAACCCTTTCCGAAGGTTAATCTAATGATACCCAATTGGAGCAGGGTACTCCTTCAGCTCATGCCCTTGGCATTGTATATCCTGTatatatgaagaaaaaatatatcaattagtttttgaaaaaaaagaaaagaaaaaaaaacattaacaaTGTTTTAGTAATAATGTGGCACATAATTTGcatcaaaattattttcttgaaataaaatgaattttgatttaaaaaatagaaaaaagttatatttttatcttctagttatatacatacatgtggTACAAACTTTATCTCTATGTTATATGCATGATCATTTTAACCCCTAAGTTATGCATAAAGTGACGAGCTAAGTGTAGTCCTTGAACGACCAAACTCGCCACTTTATTAAGTGACATATTGGTCAATAATAGTTCTCGAGGGAGTAAAATCGTCACTTCGTACATAACGAACTTAAAGGCTAAAGATATTCGCACATTTAATTCAGAGACTAATTAAGTATTTACCATAGTTATAACTGAAAGACCAAAAAATAcagttttctttaaaaaaaatattgtaattccCAGTTCTGAATCGAAAATTCACGGTTAAATCACTTAAATGgagttaattaccaatttggtccctcgactattgggattccaccactttggtccttgataatttttcttgctcaattaagtcatcgactttgaaaaaattaaccaatttggtcctccgtttattttggtgttaaacagccgttaaatcaggaccaaattggtaattttgctatagtcaagggaccattttagtaattaattttgattgaaatggtcccttgactatagtgaaaattaccaatttggtcccgatttaacaaatatcaaatggtaaaaataaacggaggaccaaattggttaattttttcaaagtcgaggacttaattgggcaaaaaaaatgtcaaggaccaaaatagtgaaatcccaatagtcgagggaccaaatcggtaattaactccaGTTAAATGTTCAATTCCGGTTCCAAAAACCGGGAGTGTGCTATATTATTTAGCAATAAAaagataattaaataataaaaaaagatgattagaaaaattaataaatgaaatgatccttaattaattaacgTACCGAGGCAAAGTGATTAAGGTCACGGTGATGCGCTTCATCTGCCCTAATCACAGTGATGACGTCTTTGAGCCTAGCATCCGGCGGCAACCTCCAATAATCAATGGCGATCGCCGGCGCCGGCGAGTTTTCGAACTTCCCATTTTCTATGTCGTTGAGAAACTCAGTGTAGGAGTTGACGGCCTCCTCTTCGAGGTATCCGGTGATGCGGTGGGCGAGTTTGGGGGAGGCCAAGTAGGTGAAGAAATAGGCGTTGAAGAAGAGGCCCTGAACGGCGAAGACGAGGGCGCGTTCGTACCATTGGGGCTTAGATAGTTCGATGAATGTCATGAGGTGCATCCGCTCGTTCTCCGCTTCTTCCAGGAGGGCTTTGATCCACCCACCGCTCTGCTCGAACCGCCGCAGCGACTTGCAGTGCAGCAGCATTCCGCCCACCATCCCCGGCACCGCCGCCACCGTCTCCAGCAACAGTGCGTGGCACATGTGTCGTCTCTGTTCAATCAAATTAGCATTACTAACAAGAAGGCTAACTGGCTGGTGCTTCAAActtgtaatttgattgttatcAAGTCAACGACCTGATTAGAGttgttttaagtatttttttgggtgacaaaaACAACTCATAATCACTATTCGAGAGTGTGCACGGAATAAACACTGCCTTGTGACTCTAACCAACAGAAGACTATAAGGGGTAAACAACCTAAATTATTCATATACAGTTGACCAGCATAAACGAACCAAAAAAGTATCTGAGAGTGTGCAATGAGTAAACCTGGCCTCGTGATCCTAACCAACTTATATAATAACTCATAGTTGACTAGCTCAAACCTAAAAATATGTGAGGGTGTGTATTAGGTAATTCTTGTCTTATGACCTAAtcaacaaaggaccacaaagcgGTAAACTAGCTTATATTACTTATAGTCATTAACCAGCTCTAACTAAAAGGTATCCGGTGTGTGCAGAAAAAACCTACTTGTGACCTAACCAGTAAAGGATCATAACTCCACAAAAAGATAAATAACCTAAATTGTTTATAGTTAATCagctcaaactaattaaaaagaTTGAGATTCGAACATgtaatattatgattttaagCTTGCATCTTGGTTGGGTAACTCTCCCTagttatgtatattttttttttattaatgcaATGATTGTGTATTTGTGGAATATTATTAGAAGAAAGTGCATGCATTATTATATTACCTGGAAGAAGAGGTAGGTCGGGTACTTGAGAGTTTGGACTGTCCAATAAGCAAATTTGTCCATGAAAGTGGAAGCTACATGGTGCTTCTTCACATCTATTGAAACATCTGCCGTGTACGTCTCCCATGGCTGTCcacattcaaaatatatatctttaatttcaattttacatCCACAAATCaagcataaataaattaaagcttaATTAGTAAACTATGAaagtgaccaaaaaaaaaaaaaagagcttacCCTAAAGCAATTCCACCTCCATGGAGATCCATCTGCCTTAGAAACCCTAGCTGGAGTCACCCCCCAGTAACTGCTAATCACAACCTTTCCCTCACCCGCCGCTTGTGGTGCTTTCTTCTCTTCGCTTGCCGGAGGCGACGCCGCCGTGCTCCAGTGCCGAATCCCGTACGACGATGAGACGGAGAAAATCCGCGGTCGGAGCTGCCTTAGCAGCGTCCCGGACAGTTTAACCGCCCCGTTATGACTCATTAACGTGATCGAAAAAACAGAAATAATGCTACGAATGTAAGAAATTGAAGAACACTTTGATGTATGTATGTTATTGAATTGTATGGTTGACTAGTTGTGTGGCGCATATACATTATTCTCAACTGGGTTATATATAGTGTTtgatttggttttttttttttaatagttatacACATTTGAATTTTCCAATGGATAGAGAAAGGAATAGTGCATGATTCTTTTTGGTGGTCAAAAGAGAAGGCAAAACACTATTTTGCCAAAATATTTGgcgcattatattatattttgactCCAAGGGAAGAGTGGGTGGCGGCGtactatttatttatgttttgctTTTATTTGTTAATTCTTTTTGTAAGTTAATTCTTTTctatcatttattttgttttcatgtgtttatatattttattaaatacttaactatatttatatgtagaataaaaatattatttgcattaaaattatattttatattaaaataattaaagtattaattataaatttttaatttatcagaatacaaattattttagtgtaggaataaaattttgtgtAAATGGGTTGGGgataatgaataaaatttggtcTAAGAATATACAAGTAATATTCTTTTTGGTGTAAAACTATTTGGTGTTTTGGATTGGAGATGGACTTAggatccatgagacgggtcgggtcaagaatCAAGatggaaatataatacttatgatataaaatgtaatactaatccgaataaattgattgttttttttttttttgaaatcaattgATTGTTAATTATAAGCTAAgggaaaacataatacttttgaagaaaaaaatgtaatatttttatatcaaaatgtaatacttttagaCGTTCAAcagttacttatgagaaaaagcATAATATGCTAATCAaggataaattgattaattgttatttatgagAGAAAGTGCAATACTTATGAGGAGAAATGTGAtgtttttaatcaaaattataatacttttgaatcaaaatataatattataggttAAAAAGTTGTTTATGAAGAAAATTGTACGGAgcaatatttatgaaaaacttAACTAGTCTCAGGATTGAAAATTCGTGAGACGATGTTACGtaaattatgtgtttgatttaatgatttttcaaaaagagAGAGCGACAATGGAAGGTTTTTTCGAGAAGATTTGGAATATATAGAACGAGTCAATGCCCaaatgaggtttttttttttttttcgagatAGTTTGGTCATTAAGGTTTCGTACACAAGTAGAATGCAAATACTAGTAAAATAAATCCTATACTTTGCGCATACATAATACATGAAACtgtcacttttatttttaagaagaaaaaattgtCATGCATGACGTATCTTGTACATAAAACAATACTTTCAGTAatgattgtttatttgtttttttttttttgttttttttttagcattggTAATTATTAATGAATTGTATTTGGTTTGGTTTAGTTGTTAATGGGATTATTGAGATGCATCCAGCAAACCAAAGAATAATTGTCAAGTTGGCAATTCCAATCTTGCAATTTGAGATATTTAAGTTGATTAATTTTAACCTCATATTAACACAGACAGCCTAGAATTTGTATAATTGTgttgtgttttatattttggaACTTGAATCCTTTATCGGAAAGAAAAGGAGACCATATAGTTTACGGGTCATAATTGATTAAAAGGAATAACgcgtaattaatattatatatatatatatatatatatatatatatgagttcccATGCGGTTGACCTTCTTCAGTACGGTTGTGCAAATGTTTTAGGTGggtaattttccttcttaaaatgCGTAGTTTGTATGCTTAAAGTGTGTCagtgttaaaacttaaggtgcgtcattttaaacccttaagtgcgtggtttgtgATTTTAAAGGTGCTTTgtttttgtgcttaaagtgTGTGATTTGTGCACTTAAAGTACTCAAATGAttttttaggcctctttggtttGTTTAAAGAATTAAAGCCTTGCTTCAAATTCTGGACTCATTAATTTAAGATTTGGGcttaattttccaaattttggATTAACTCAATTTCTTAAGATCTTCTCCCATCATTTGTTATTTAGTCCTATTTTCATTAGAGGTGAACCCTCGTTTTTAGCTCACAATTGCACAATGCTCATCCTCTTGTTCAAATTTGAGAACATCTATTTGCTCaaatttgctttaatttgtggTCATGTGAACCATCATAATATTCTCATTGGTAATAATTATTGGCTATAGGCCATGAAATGAGCTTCTAGAATATATTGACAAGGATTGGTATCTTATTCTTGGGTTTGCATACCGCAAAATGATGACATGATTTTGTTAGGTTGCACTTGTTGTTGCTAAACCTTAATTTGCCCTTGTGATATCAATTATATGCGTTATAAAAATTCCTAAAGGATAAACTTTGACTAGCAAATATTAGTGGTCCTTTCTAAAATCACAATTTGACTGTTGAGACCTTGTTTTCTTTTCTGCACCACACTCCTTCCCGTAAGTGTAGACTCACAACCACCTGTTGATGCAAATATATAATGCATGTCCAACTGGCTCTGCATAGGTGCCCGAAGCACACAAATGTCACTTACTAGTGCCACCAAGAGGGGTTGCGAAAGAAGACGGGAAAGAGGTATGGCCGAGGTGGCAACAAAAATCAGTCTCGAAACCTGAATAAAAAGCAAAAATGATCCAACTCGACAAAAAACAATCACAAAGTCATAACTTTGGCCCAAAGCAATTTATGATTCACATATGGGTGTAAAAAGCATTGCTCACGTGCGTGCCACACCCCAAACCATTTTGTTGAAACATAAATGAACATCACAATGTTGAATCCAACCAAGTAGCGCAACCTTGCCTGAAGCAAATGCTCTTGTTGGCAATATTGATAACCTACTTTTCAATTCAACACCCTTTTAGTGATGTTCCCTTTTTGGATGATCTTTATGCGAACCTCTAACTTCTTCCTGCCATTATTGTTAAGGTTTCCTTGGTGGGTTTCGGTAAAGCTGCccttttatacaaaaaattcaTAACTCCAAATACCTTATCATAGCCCATATTGTTAATTACAGAAAACAATCTGACCTGAAGTTCCATGCACTAAACTTACTATAGGTTTGCGCTTAATTGTAAATACCCTACTTTGATCACATGTGTTATTCATCTCTCACGAACTATAAGAACCGGATATGAGTCGACTATTTAAACATGTGCGAATGGATGACTAATACTTGAAAACACCCAATTTTTCGTTTTGTATGAGATTGGGCATTAAGGTGGACCATGGCGTACCTTATCTACATAGCAGAATGGTTTAGCTCCTTAAAtaagtttaaattattttcaaagctCCAATGTGCCGAATACTTATTTGGGAAATGCAATCTTCATGCTTTCAAAAAATTTCGACACACGGCATATCCTTATTACCCCTTACATCTAATACGtgattttcaaataaatatttccCAAATCTGTCATTCTATTCTTATGAATGCAGTCCAATCTATTACATAACCAGCATAGTATACCTCTAAATTAAACCTTCATGTTGTCTTCAATATTGCTCCTCAGAGAGACACAATAGATACACTAACTGCATGAAGATCGGTTCACAGCATTAGGGGGAGATGATTAAATTGAAATGGAATGCCGCGAAACTTCATGGAATGAAatgatctttaaaaaaaaccaCGTaccttatttattatatatatgtctcTATTTATGATTTtcgttataaatatatattatatatatgtatgtacccTATTTGGACATATGTTGCTGATGGAATAAAATGATTATATGGTTCCTTTCTTCTCCTCATCACTTTTGTCTATATTTCCCTGCTTTAGTTTATACTCTAAATTGTCAACAATATACCAGTTAGGAGCTAACGCGCCAAATGGGCACAAGATTTCTCCTAATCATCACTTTTGTCTATATTTCCCCGTTTTAATTTATACTCTAAATTGTCAACAATATACCAGTTAGGAGCTAACGGGTCAAACACAAGATTTTCAACAGTACGTAATATGTATTATTACTCCTAAACAACGTACAATTTATGAACTAAAAatggttaaaaattaaaatagtctcttaatactaataattttgGGCCTTTCTAGAGGATGTGATGCTCAAGTTGGGGTTTAAGCGATAGTGGATAGATATCCTCCTTGAATCAGTTCGATCGCTTCGTTATCACATTCTGTATGAAAAACGTCAACTAGGCACAATAATTCCAGAACAAGGCTTACGTCAAggtgattctttttttttttttttttaatgaaaaaggAGGGAGATATCTCGAAGAAAAAAACTAAGACATGGTCTCGCCCCTATGGCAGGGGACTAAACGGTGGAAATTTATCCCGACTTGGTCTTCATGGAGCGTATTCGTCAGGTCACTGAGGACCTCAtccaactgaaaaaaaaaaccccaattTTGACTAAGAGATTTTTTAGGTAGTGCGTCCGCCAATCTGTTCTGTTCTCGGTAGACATGGCGAAAACAAATCCCCTCAAATCTCTGCCCCTCAAATATGGTAAGGTGATCCTTTATTACCATATTTGTTTCTCCTAGTGGTTGAGGGACTTAGTGTTCTGATCGAAAAACAAATGAGATTGGGCAACTTGCATGGGGTTTGTGTAGCACATGGGGCGCCTCCTTTATCACACCTACTATTTGCGGatgattgttttctttttcattgagCTAATATTCAGGAAAGTCAATGTAAGAGAATGATTTTAGACCTGTATTCGGCAGCCTCTGGTCAGTTGATAAATTACACTAAATCAACTATGTGCTTTAGTTCAAATGTTTCCAGTGCTATGCGATACGAAGTGTCTCAGATCATTAGCTTAGTGTGCAAGAAGGCGATACTATAGGTAAATACTTTGCCATATGTAATGACAAGAGGATGAAAGTGCTTATCATCTTTTTGTTACATGCAATGTTGCAACCACAATATGGAATAAAATTGGGCTACCTAGCATAAATATTGCACATGGTAATAGTGGTATTGACTAGTTCTTTAGTTATTTAGCCATGTTGAATGGAAATGTGCTATCTAAATTTGTTATAACTTGTTGGAGTATTTGGTGTAGCAGGAATGACAATGTTTGGAATGGGGTGCCTTTTGATCTCAATGCTATGCTTTGTAAGGCATTTATGTTCTTGGAAAATTGGCAGTATGCAAATGTTTCATTGTGCAACTCTAGTGCAGCCCATACGGTTACTAATTGGATTCAACTTCAACTTGGGAAAATCAAGCTAAATTAAATACGGATGCGGCTTTTGATTTATCTAATAATTTAAAGGGTCTTGGCTGGGATGATGATGGACGGTTCTTAACAGCAAAGAATAAACGGGTCATGAGTTCTTATACTGTTGAGGAAGGTGAAGCAGTTAGTGTCAGGGAGGCTCTCAGTTGGCTTAAGAACACAGGCATATGTGTAATGTTGAAGTTGAAATGGACTCTCAGGTTATTTTTTATGCTATTgttaattcttgatttaatcctGATTTTGGTTTAGTTGGTGATATTAAagaatggcaaaaacttgtgtgagaccatctcaccatgagacgggtcgggtcaagatgcaaatgtaacacttatatgcacaaatgccatacttatatgctcaaatgtaatattaatcaggaataaaattt includes:
- the LOC116002503 gene encoding ubiquinol oxidase 3, mitochondrial-like, translating into MSHNGAVKLSGTLLRQLRPRIFSVSSSYGIRHWSTAASPPASEEKKAPQAAGEGKVVISSYWGVTPARVSKADGSPWRWNCFRPWETYTADVSIDVKKHHVASTFMDKFAYWTVQTLKYPTYLFFQRRHMCHALLLETVAAVPGMVGGMLLHCKSLRRFEQSGGWIKALLEEAENERMHLMTFIELSKPQWYERALVFAVQGLFFNAYFFTYLASPKLAHRITGYLEEEAVNSYTEFLNDIENGKFENSPAPAIAIDYWRLPPDARLKDVITVIRADEAHHRDLNHFASDIQCQGHELKEYPAPIGYH